The following proteins come from a genomic window of Aquimarina sp. MAR_2010_214:
- a CDS encoding AAA family ATPase has product MAIHELTLNTTETSIELDKIHLSASNKEKLNQLLKEFSHAEVLKKYKLAVDHKLLLYGDTGCGKTTTAKAIAQSLNKKILILNLGGVIDSRLGQTAKNIAEVFKKASRENAVLFLDEFDYIGKIRDYDTKDSGEMKRLVNTVIQLIDQLPNNTLLIAATNHSSIIDNALLRRFQLKLEFEMPTNSELDIYYDTLLMQFPKEFRGLDRQYNLSYAEAKDIALRAIKNNIIEAEEANN; this is encoded by the coding sequence ATGGCTATACATGAGTTAACACTAAATACAACAGAAACATCTATTGAATTAGATAAAATACATTTAAGTGCAAGTAACAAAGAAAAGCTAAACCAGCTACTAAAAGAATTTAGTCATGCGGAAGTATTAAAAAAATATAAGTTAGCTGTAGATCATAAATTACTATTATACGGAGACACAGGTTGCGGAAAAACAACAACCGCTAAAGCCATAGCGCAATCACTCAACAAAAAAATATTAATTCTCAATTTGGGAGGTGTTATAGATTCTCGATTAGGACAAACTGCAAAAAACATTGCAGAAGTTTTTAAAAAAGCGTCACGAGAAAACGCAGTTCTATTTTTAGATGAATTTGATTATATCGGTAAAATTCGAGATTATGACACTAAAGATTCTGGAGAAATGAAAAGACTTGTCAATACTGTGATTCAATTAATTGACCAATTACCTAATAATACATTATTGATTGCAGCTACTAACCATTCTAGTATCATCGATAATGCATTATTAAGACGATTTCAACTCAAACTTGAGTTTGAAATGCCTACTAATAGCGAATTAGATATTTATTATGACACTTTATTAATGCAGTTCCCTAAAGAGTTTAGAGGTTTAGATCGCCAGTATAACTTATCTTATGCAGAAGCAAAAGACATTGCGTTAAGAGCTATTAAGAATAATATCATAGAAGCCGAGGAAGCAAATAATTGA
- the nagB gene encoding glucosamine-6-phosphate deaminase translates to MNINYKPAGQFEETRFEKIHNVIFKNSNEASVVVATEIANLIKEKSKKNEQCVLGLATGSSPIKVYEELVRMHHEEGLSFKNVITFNLDEYYPMDIENIQSYYYFMYEHLFDHIDISPENVHIPDGKINNDDLYQYCIDYEMKIKEAGGLDFQLLGIGRTGHIGFNEPGSHYNSGTRMITLDHITRVDAAPSFLGIENVPRKAITMGIATVRAAKRIVLLGWGQHKATIIKETIEGDVSSHVPATYLQNHQNTTFILDTEAGSELTRNKTPWLVSSLAWTEALKNKAIIWLCELTQKSILSLTDKDYNDNGMSGLLAQEGSAYDLNITMFNKLQHTITGWPGGKPNADDTNRPERANPAKKRVIIFSPHPDDDVISMGGTFDRLVEQGHEVHVAYQTSGNIAVSNQEALKFAEVSQKLNSDSTVTQKIIDTLSTANEYIVDTIEIRQLKGLIRRSESFAATRYLGLNDSNVHFLDLPFYETGKIKKDKLSEVDIAIMCKLIKEIQPHQIYAAGDLADPHGTHKVCLDALFAALEQLKTEPYMKDCWVWLYRGAWHEWGIHEIEMAVPMSPDQVLKKRHAIFCHQSQKDGVMFQGEDSREFWMRAEERNRDTAQKYNALGLADYAAIEAFVRYEF, encoded by the coding sequence ATGAATATTAATTATAAACCGGCAGGTCAATTTGAAGAAACAAGATTTGAGAAAATACATAACGTAATTTTTAAAAATTCGAATGAAGCTTCTGTAGTAGTGGCTACAGAAATAGCAAATCTTATAAAAGAAAAATCGAAAAAAAATGAACAATGCGTTTTAGGATTAGCTACTGGTTCTTCTCCGATTAAGGTATATGAAGAATTAGTGAGAATGCATCATGAAGAAGGTTTAAGTTTTAAAAATGTGATAACCTTCAATTTAGATGAATATTATCCAATGGATATAGAAAATATACAGAGTTATTATTACTTCATGTATGAACATCTATTTGATCATATTGATATATCTCCCGAAAATGTTCATATCCCCGATGGAAAAATAAATAATGATGATCTCTATCAATATTGTATTGATTATGAAATGAAAATTAAAGAAGCAGGTGGATTAGATTTTCAGTTATTAGGTATAGGAAGAACAGGTCATATAGGTTTTAATGAACCAGGATCTCATTATAATTCTGGTACACGAATGATAACATTGGATCATATCACCCGGGTGGATGCAGCTCCTTCTTTTTTAGGTATAGAAAATGTTCCTAGAAAAGCTATAACTATGGGAATTGCTACAGTAAGAGCAGCAAAACGTATTGTATTGTTAGGATGGGGGCAGCACAAAGCAACAATTATCAAAGAAACTATAGAAGGAGATGTTTCTTCTCATGTACCTGCAACATACCTTCAAAACCACCAAAACACAACTTTTATATTAGATACCGAGGCAGGATCAGAATTAACCAGAAATAAAACACCTTGGTTGGTTAGTTCATTAGCATGGACAGAAGCATTAAAGAATAAAGCAATTATCTGGCTATGCGAATTAACCCAAAAAAGCATATTAAGCTTAACAGATAAAGATTATAACGATAATGGTATGTCTGGGTTATTAGCGCAAGAAGGTTCTGCTTATGATTTGAATATTACAATGTTTAATAAATTACAGCACACTATTACGGGATGGCCTGGAGGTAAGCCTAATGCAGATGATACTAATAGGCCCGAGAGAGCAAATCCAGCCAAAAAGAGAGTCATTATTTTTAGTCCACATCCCGATGATGATGTGATTTCTATGGGAGGAACTTTTGATAGATTAGTTGAGCAAGGTCACGAAGTTCATGTGGCTTATCAAACATCAGGCAATATAGCTGTATCAAATCAAGAAGCTTTAAAATTTGCAGAAGTAAGTCAAAAATTGAATTCAGACTCAACAGTAACTCAAAAAATTATTGATACGTTGTCTACTGCAAATGAATATATTGTCGATACTATAGAAATACGACAATTAAAGGGACTAATCAGAAGAAGTGAATCATTTGCGGCAACACGCTATTTGGGATTAAACGATAGTAATGTTCATTTTTTAGATTTACCATTTTATGAAACAGGTAAAATAAAAAAAGACAAACTATCAGAAGTAGATATTGCCATTATGTGTAAGCTAATAAAAGAAATACAACCACATCAGATTTATGCGGCAGGTGATTTGGCAGACCCACACGGAACGCATAAAGTATGTTTAGATGCTTTATTTGCAGCTTTAGAGCAGTTAAAAACAGAGCCGTATATGAAAGATTGTTGGGTTTGGTTATACCGAGGTGCATGGCACGAATGGGGTATTCATGAAATTGAAATGGCTGTGCCCATGAGTCCGGATCAAGTGCTAAAAAAACGACATGCCATTTTTTGCCATCAATCACAAAAAGATGGAGTAATGTTTCAAGGAGAAGATTCAAGAGAATTCTGGATGCGGGCAGAAGAGCGAAATAGGGATACCGCTCAGAAATACAATGCCTTAGGGTTAGCCGATTATGCTGCCATAGAGGCTTTTGTGAGGTATGAGTTTTGA
- a CDS encoding PLP-dependent aminotransferase family protein: MLRPWKLQIKIDFKVETPIYIQIVNAIIEAIKSGKLQYGTALPGSRKLAELLNVNRNTVVKALGILTVEGWLISKQRKGVFVASDIPEIGSKTKVLNPSKYYKKEQTPLEIIFDDGIPDSKMAPMEELSRAYRRVFNQKSKWKLMGYYNELGTLEFREAIAQMLSFKRGLNIATDHVAITRGSQMAMYLAAQVLFSKGDAVIVENPGYIPAWKVFEKAGATVIPVQTDNEGIRIDEIETILNNNLNVKAVFVTPHHQYPTTVTMSLVRRLKLIDLSNTFGFTIIEDDYDHEFHFEQRPVLPISSHKEIQNYIYIGSMSKVVTPALRMGYLVSNTDFINKISDLRKIIDVQGDIIMELAVLDLIRSGDIRRHLKRATSHYRKKRAYFKQLLETHLADKVTFEVPKGGLAFWIKPNKKVNNKKFHESLLKRNVDIITTNNFGNKSNKNISGLRIGYASLSSEKLKKGLIEIGKLL; the protein is encoded by the coding sequence ATGTTACGTCCTTGGAAACTTCAAATCAAAATAGACTTTAAGGTTGAAACCCCTATTTATATACAAATAGTCAATGCAATAATCGAAGCCATAAAATCGGGGAAATTACAATACGGCACTGCACTGCCAGGAAGTAGAAAACTTGCTGAATTACTAAATGTAAATCGCAATACTGTTGTTAAGGCATTGGGTATTTTGACCGTTGAAGGTTGGTTGATATCTAAGCAACGTAAAGGAGTTTTTGTAGCAAGTGACATTCCTGAAATAGGTAGTAAAACTAAGGTTTTAAACCCCTCCAAATACTATAAAAAAGAGCAGACACCTCTTGAAATTATTTTTGACGATGGTATCCCTGATAGTAAAATGGCACCAATGGAAGAATTATCCCGAGCCTATAGAAGGGTTTTTAATCAAAAATCCAAATGGAAATTAATGGGGTATTACAATGAATTAGGGACATTGGAATTTCGGGAAGCCATTGCACAAATGTTGAGCTTTAAACGAGGGTTGAATATAGCTACAGATCATGTTGCTATTACTCGTGGAAGCCAAATGGCAATGTACCTTGCTGCACAGGTGCTCTTTAGTAAAGGTGATGCCGTAATTGTAGAAAATCCGGGATATATTCCTGCTTGGAAAGTTTTTGAAAAAGCAGGTGCTACCGTAATTCCTGTACAAACTGATAACGAGGGTATCCGAATAGATGAAATAGAAACTATCTTAAATAACAACCTGAATGTAAAGGCGGTTTTCGTAACACCACATCACCAATACCCAACTACAGTAACCATGAGTTTAGTACGTAGACTGAAACTAATCGATCTTTCTAACACATTTGGTTTTACTATAATAGAAGATGATTATGACCACGAATTTCATTTCGAACAACGTCCAGTATTACCTATTTCGAGCCATAAAGAAATACAAAACTATATCTATATTGGCTCTATGAGTAAAGTGGTGACTCCTGCATTACGTATGGGGTATTTGGTAAGTAATACTGATTTTATAAATAAAATTAGTGATTTACGAAAAATAATAGATGTTCAAGGAGATATTATCATGGAACTTGCTGTATTAGATTTGATACGTTCTGGTGATATTAGAAGGCATTTAAAAAGAGCCACTTCACATTATAGGAAAAAACGAGCCTATTTTAAACAGTTATTAGAAACACACTTAGCAGATAAAGTTACTTTTGAAGTGCCCAAAGGTGGGCTCGCATTTTGGATAAAACCCAATAAAAAAGTGAATAATAAAAAATTTCATGAAAGCCTTTTGAAAAGAAATGTTGATATTATAACCACTAATAACTTCGGTAATAAAAGTAATAAGAATATTAGTGGTCTACGTATAGGGTATGCCTCTTTATCTTCTGAAAAACTTAAAAAAGGTTTGATCGAAATAGGTAAACTCTTATAA
- a CDS encoding sodium:solute symporter family protein, which yields MISLSTFDYVLIIAFFVITLFVGIWVSKKSGKNSSEFFLSGRNMPWWLLGLSMVATTFSTDTPNLVTDIVRTNGVSGNWVWWAFLITGLLTVFVYAKLWRKSNVSTDLEFYELRYSGKPAKFLRKFRAIYLGVIFNVITMSSVTLAAIKIGGIMLGLEPWQTVISAGLITVTFSAIGGFKGVVYTDFILFFVAMGGAIGAAYYLVNLPEVGGIKSLITNEHVVDKLSILPDFNDKHAIITLLIIPLAVQWWSSWYPGAEPGGGGYIAQRMLAAKNENHAIGATFFFNIIHYALRPWPWIIVALASLVIFPDLASIQEAFPNITTDKLGHDLAYSAMLTKLPSGLLGLVLASLVAAYMSTISTQLNWGSSYIVYDFYKQQINPNASEKRLVAVGRIATVILMVFSALLALLLQNALQLFEVLLVFGAGTGLIFILRWFWWRINAWSEITAMFASGIISLVLKLTPAGVYFFDAENGVFPDWSEFPIVVFLTTTIWLIATYVTQPESKEVLRDFYKKTQPGGPGWNHIVDQAKEEKIILKNTSKGWSVPFGILAMLLGCVLIYSIMFATGYWIYGYTTYALILTEIAIVSGYLLIKIWGKIKANIL from the coding sequence AAATATGCCATGGTGGTTACTTGGTTTATCTATGGTTGCTACGACATTTTCTACCGACACTCCCAATTTGGTAACTGATATTGTAAGAACAAACGGAGTATCTGGTAATTGGGTTTGGTGGGCATTTTTGATCACAGGTTTGTTAACTGTATTTGTTTATGCCAAATTGTGGAGAAAATCAAATGTAAGCACAGATTTAGAGTTTTATGAATTGCGCTATAGTGGTAAACCAGCAAAGTTTTTACGAAAATTCAGAGCCATATATCTTGGTGTTATTTTTAATGTTATTACCATGTCTTCGGTAACTTTGGCTGCTATTAAAATAGGAGGTATCATGTTAGGTTTAGAACCTTGGCAAACAGTAATTAGTGCAGGGTTGATAACGGTTACATTTAGTGCAATTGGTGGTTTTAAAGGTGTGGTTTATACCGATTTTATATTGTTTTTTGTTGCTATGGGGGGTGCCATTGGTGCTGCATATTATTTGGTTAATTTGCCAGAAGTGGGAGGTATAAAATCTTTAATTACAAATGAACATGTGGTAGATAAGCTATCGATACTTCCTGATTTTAATGATAAACATGCTATAATCACCTTACTAATAATACCATTAGCTGTACAATGGTGGAGTTCATGGTATCCTGGAGCAGAACCTGGTGGCGGTGGCTATATCGCACAACGAATGTTGGCTGCCAAAAATGAAAATCATGCTATAGGAGCAACCTTCTTTTTTAATATAATTCATTATGCATTACGTCCATGGCCATGGATTATTGTAGCGTTGGCATCTTTAGTGATATTTCCAGACCTGGCAAGTATACAAGAAGCTTTTCCAAATATAACAACAGATAAACTAGGTCATGATTTGGCCTATTCTGCCATGCTAACCAAATTACCAAGTGGATTATTAGGTTTAGTATTAGCCTCTTTGGTGGCCGCATATATGAGTACCATTTCTACGCAATTAAATTGGGGGTCTTCTTATATTGTTTATGATTTCTATAAACAACAAATTAACCCAAATGCTTCAGAGAAACGATTGGTGGCAGTAGGTAGAATTGCAACAGTAATATTGATGGTATTTAGTGCACTTTTAGCATTACTTTTACAAAATGCGTTACAGTTGTTTGAAGTACTATTAGTTTTTGGAGCAGGAACAGGCTTAATATTTATTTTACGTTGGTTTTGGTGGCGTATTAATGCTTGGAGTGAAATTACAGCGATGTTTGCTTCAGGAATCATTTCTTTAGTATTGAAATTAACACCAGCAGGTGTCTATTTTTTTGATGCAGAAAATGGAGTGTTTCCAGATTGGTCAGAATTTCCGATAGTCGTTTTTCTAACCACTACTATTTGGTTGATAGCTACTTATGTAACTCAGCCAGAAAGTAAAGAAGTGTTACGTGATTTTTATAAAAAGACACAACCAGGAGGTCCTGGGTGGAATCACATAGTTGATCAAGCAAAAGAAGAGAAAATTATCTTAAAAAATACCTCAAAAGGATGGAGTGTACCTTTCGGTATTCTTGCAATGTTATTGGGGTGCGTATTAATATATAGCATCATGTTTGCCACAGGATATTGGATATATGGATACACAACTTACGCTCTGATATTGACTGAAATAGCTATTGTTTCGGGGTACTTACTTATAAAAATATGGGGTAAGATTAAAGCTAATATATTATAA
- a CDS encoding YggS family pyridoxal phosphate-dependent enzyme, producing MEHIVNNLEIIHKRIKHACKKANRTSENVRLLLATKTVDTNKIKFALQQGESLIGENKVQELKQKSNALKDIHPEVHFIGHLQSNKIKEVIKWASCIESIDRLSVAQKLQQRLALEEKEIDIYIQVNTSFEDSKFGVSPDQTIELTKEVAKLKNIHIKGLMTIGLLSSESTEIRKCFQCLKQLQQKIKTLHIPNVEMNELSMGMSGDLEIAIEEGATIVRVGTAIFGERIYPDSYYWNETKSDI from the coding sequence ATGGAACATATCGTTAATAATTTAGAAATCATCCATAAAAGAATAAAACATGCCTGTAAAAAAGCAAATAGAACCTCAGAAAATGTTCGTCTATTATTGGCAACAAAAACGGTAGATACCAATAAAATAAAGTTTGCTTTACAACAAGGAGAATCACTTATTGGAGAAAATAAAGTACAAGAATTAAAACAGAAATCTAACGCCTTAAAAGACATACACCCAGAAGTTCATTTCATTGGGCATTTGCAATCCAATAAAATCAAGGAAGTTATTAAGTGGGCTAGTTGTATAGAGTCTATTGATAGGCTTTCTGTCGCTCAAAAACTACAGCAACGCTTAGCTCTAGAAGAAAAAGAAATAGATATCTATATTCAAGTAAACACTTCTTTTGAAGATAGTAAATTTGGGGTTTCCCCAGACCAAACAATTGAATTAACAAAAGAAGTTGCTAAACTTAAAAATATTCATATCAAAGGCTTAATGACCATTGGCTTGCTAAGTTCTGAATCTACCGAAATACGAAAATGCTTTCAGTGTTTAAAACAACTTCAACAAAAAATTAAAACATTACATATTCCGAATGTGGAAATGAATGAATTATCAATGGGAATGAGCGGTGATTTAGAAATTGCTATTGAGGAAGGTGCTACCATTGTTCGAGTAGGAACTGCTATTTTTGGTGAACGAATTTATCCTGATAGTTATTACTGGAATGAAACAAAAAGTGACATTTAA
- a CDS encoding IS110 family transposase — MKSIYLGIDISKKTLDICLVDQKSEAFFKIENKIKAIKKLFKQITTLDAEIFIAMENTGLYNYNLYEVLKDYSFNVYVIDPKHIKRSIGLVRGKNDKVDAKRIATFIERNYQDFDCWKPTSEAVQNIKILMSQRRHKVKTRQAIKQQNKELKTVKRTKIISSSMKINLKEIEQINKHIAAIEKLIKEEIANDSVLEKDIERIRTIPGIGSVTAWTLAVKTDGFVRLTNPRKLACFAGVVPFEQQSGTSLKTKPRVSKMADMQLKSVLQMAAMRAVRMDNDLKHFYLRKVEEGKNKMSVLNAVRNKLIHIAMALIKNKSFYENRLVLS; from the coding sequence ATGAAAAGTATTTATTTAGGAATTGACATTAGTAAAAAAACATTAGATATTTGTTTAGTTGATCAGAAATCAGAAGCATTCTTTAAGATTGAAAATAAAATCAAAGCGATTAAAAAACTCTTTAAGCAGATAACTACTTTAGATGCTGAGATCTTTATTGCAATGGAAAATACTGGTCTTTATAATTATAATTTATATGAAGTTTTGAAGGATTATTCATTTAATGTTTATGTGATCGATCCTAAGCACATTAAACGAAGCATCGGTTTAGTTCGTGGTAAGAATGATAAAGTTGATGCTAAGCGCATTGCTACTTTTATTGAAAGGAACTATCAAGATTTTGATTGCTGGAAGCCCACAAGTGAGGCTGTACAAAATATAAAAATACTGATGAGCCAACGTAGACATAAGGTAAAAACTAGACAGGCTATTAAACAACAAAATAAGGAGCTTAAAACAGTTAAAAGGACTAAAATAATAAGTTCCTCAATGAAAATCAATTTAAAAGAAATTGAGCAGATTAATAAACATATAGCGGCTATAGAAAAATTGATTAAAGAGGAGATAGCTAATGATTCTGTTTTGGAAAAGGACATAGAACGTATCAGAACTATACCAGGAATAGGATCAGTTACAGCTTGGACTTTAGCTGTGAAAACTGATGGTTTTGTGCGATTGACTAATCCGAGAAAACTAGCTTGTTTTGCTGGCGTTGTTCCATTCGAACAACAAAGTGGAACAAGTCTAAAGACAAAACCAAGAGTATCAAAAATGGCGGATATGCAACTTAAATCCGTGCTCCAAATGGCAGCTATGAGAGCAGTAAGAATGGATAACGATCTTAAACACTTTTACTTGAGAAAAGTAGAAGAAGGTAAGAACAAAATGAGTGTACTCAATGCTGTTAGAAACAAACTAATACATATCGCAATGGCATTAATAAAAAACAAATCTTTTTATGAAAACCGTTTGGTATTGTCATAG